In Cinclus cinclus unplaced genomic scaffold, bCinCin1.1 SCAFFOLD_349, whole genome shotgun sequence, the sequence GTTGGTTGGTGGTGCCGCTCTGGATCCCCGGGCCGTGCACCCGCACCCGGGTGGGGTCACAGCCCTCGGTGACCGGGACACGGAACGGGCTCAGCGGCACCGGGGACCCCCCGTAGGTCACGTCCACGGTGTGCAGGCCTGGGGGAACCCCAAATTTAACAAACCCCTGAAAATCCCACCCAAACGACACCAAATACCTGAAAATCCCACCCAAACGACACCAAATCCCACCAAATTCCTCCAAATCCACCAAATCCCACTCAAAATCCAAATTCCTCCAAATCCACCAAACCCCtgaaaatcccacccaaaattTACCAAATCTCTTGaaaatcccaccccaaatccctcagaATCCCAACCCAGATTTATCAAATCCCTCAGAATTCCACCTAAAATCCaccaaatcccacccaaaaaccACCAAGTCCCTGAAAAACCCtcccaaaaaccaccaaaccccTCAAAACCTTTCAAATTCCTCAGAACCCCACCCAAAATGCATCAAACCCCTCAAAACCTACCAAATCCCtgaaaatcccacccaaaatccacctcAAAAATCCCTCAagatttcccaaaaaaatcccacagaaatcccTCAAATcacccaaattccccaaaatgcccccaaatccccaaaaaccttTCAAAATGTCCCCGAAGGCCCCAGAATGCCGCGGGAGCGCTCACCCTCCTCGTAGGGCGTGTACTCCACGTGGTAGGTGCCGTCACCGCGGTCCTCCACGAAGGTCTCGGTGACGTTTCCGGAGGGGTTGGACACCAAGGCCTTGACGTGGGGACCCCCGGCCTTGGCCAGAGCCCGCGCGTCCACCTCGAACTCGGTGACGGCCTCGCGGAACACGCCTGGCGTGGGAAACGGGGCTGGGGTCAATGGGGTAGTCTTCCAACCCAACTCAGCCTcacccaactcaacccaacccatcccaacccaaCTGAACGCAAATGAACCCAACTgaactcaacccaacccaactcagCCCAATtaatcccatccatcccaacTCAACTGATctcaactcaacccaacccaatttatctcaacccaacccatcccaacACAATTAAACCAAACTCatcccaactcaacccaaccaaACTCaactcatcccatcccaccccaagTGAGCTCAACCCAACTCAATCCATCCTACCCAACCCAGTCAAACCAAACCCATCTCAACTCATCCCAAGtcaacccaacccatcccaacccaaTCAAACGCAACTCatcccaactcaacccaacccttccacccccaccccaaactcACCCTTGCCCTCCACGCCGGGCCCGTACACCTTGACTCCGGCCGTATCCACGGCCGCCGGCGCCGGCTCCACGCGCACGGTGCTGGGGAAGTGCGGCACGGGCTGCCCGCCGTACTCGACGGTGACGGTGTGCACGCCGGCGCTGCGCGGCGTGTAGGCGATGGTGTAAATGCCGTCGCCGTTCTCCTCCACCCTCACCTCCGCCCGCGCCCCGGCTTCCGAGGCGATGCCGATGGTCAGCTCGGCCGTTCCCGCCCGGCTGCAGTCCACCCGGAAGCGCCCCGGCTGGCCGGCCGTGGCTTTCTCCAAGCCCGGCCCTTCGCAGGTGACCTTGGAAGGGTCGAACTTCGGCCGGATCGGGGCGCGGAAAGGCGAGCCCGGGATGTGGGTGCCGGCGAAGAGGATGTTGATGTTGTAGTCACCGGGCTCCGTGGGCAGGTAGGACACGGAGCAGGTGCCATCGCCGTTGTCCTGGCACTCGATTTTGGCCTCGCAGGGCCCCTCCACGGTCAGCCCCAAACCGCCCGTGCCGGCGCCTTTGGTGTCGATGGTGAACGGGGCCGGAACCCCTGCCAGGCCCCCCTGGAGACCGGGGCCGAAGGCACGAACCTGGGGAGATGGGAaggttgggttgagttgggttgagtTGAGTTGGATTGAATTGGGTTGAGTTAGAGTGCGTTGGGTTGGATTGGTTGGGATGGATTGAGTTGAATTGGGTTGAGTTGAGTTGGATTGGTTGAGTTGAGTTAGGTTGAGTTGAGTTGGGCTTAGTTGGGTTGGATTGGTTGGGATGGATTGAGTCGAGTTGGATTGGTTGGGTTGAGTTAGGCTTAGTTGGGTTGGATTGGTTGGGATGGATTGAGTTGAATTGGGTTGAGTCGAGTTGGATTGGTTGGGTTGAGTTAGGCTTAGTTGGGTTGGATTGGTTGGGATGGATTGAGTTGAATTGGATTGAGTCGAGTTGGATTGGTTGGGTTGAGTTAGGCTTAGTTGGGTTGGATTGGTTGGGATGGATTGAGTTGAATTGGGTTGAGTCGAGTTGGATTGGTTGGGTTGAGTTAGGCTTAGTTGGGTTGGATTGGTTGGGATGGATTGAGTTGAATTGGATTGAGTCGAGTTGGATTGGTTGGGTTGAGTTAGGCTTAGTTGGGTTGGATTGGTTGGGATGGATTGAGTTGAATTGGATTGAGTCGAGTTGGATTGGTTGGGTTGAGTTAGGCTTAGTTGGGTTGGATTGGTTGGGATGGATTGAGTTGAGTTGGGTTGAGTTGAATTGGATTGGTTGGGTTGAGTTAGGTTGAGTTGAGTTGGGTTTAGCTGGGTTGGATTGGTTGCGATAGACTGAGTTGAGTTGCACCGCTTGGGTTGAGCCGGGTTGGATttgttgggttgagttgggatGGATTGAGttgggttgggatgggttgAACTGCGTTGAGTTGAATTGAGTTGGGTCCCAGAACCACCCCAAACATTCTCCATTCCCAACCCCCCCAAACGCCATTCTGACCTTGGAGGGGTCTGTGGGCGGCACCACCTCCACGGGGAAGGGGCTGCCGGGCACGGGGACGCCGTCGTAGGTCACCTCCACGCTGTGGGGGCCCTCGTCGCGCGGCACGAACCGCACGGCGCTGCTCTCGGCGCCGGGGCTCGGCTCCACCGTGCACGGCACCGGTTTTCGGGACGGTCCCAAAATCCGCGCGCCCACCTTGCCCTGCCCGCCGGCGCCCTTGGCCTTCACCGTGAACTCCTGAGCCTTGCccacctccagctctgcagggcaagGGATGGACACTTTTGGGGAGGGGGTCCCCAAAATGGGGACGGGGAAcaccaaaatcaccccaaaatcccaaaccccggGGTCTCCCACAAATCCCCTCaatcccaaacccctcccaaattccaaatcCCCAatccaaaaccccccaaaccccaaaattcccaatcaccaaatccccaatccccccactcccaatcccaaatccccaaaccccaaatcccaaacccccccattttccccaatcCCGAATCCCCCAATCACcaaatccccaatcccaatcccaatcccccaatcccaatcccaaatcccccaatccccaatcccaaatgCCCCAATcaccaaatcccaaaccccaaatccccaagtTCCAAACTcctcaaaccccaaatcccagaccccccattccccaaatccccaatccaaatcccccaatcccaatcccaaatccccaatcccaaatcccaatcccaaatcccaaatccccaagtTCCAAACTcctcaaaccccaaatcccagaacccccattccccaaatccccaatcccaatcccccaaatccccaatcccaaatcccaaatcccaaatcccaatcccaatcacaaatcccaatcccaaatcccaaatcccaaatcccaaatcccaaatcccaaatcccaatcccaatcccaatcccccaatcccaatcccaaatcccaatcccaaatcccattcccCCTTACTGTCGTCCAGGCCGGAGATTTTGATCCTGCCCAGCTCGAGCGCGGGGCTGACCCCGA encodes:
- the LOC134057172 gene encoding filamin-A-like, with product VFGVSDLDFGVSPGVELGKPTHFTVSTKGGGRAALDVQVTGPGKGEAVRDLQVTDNHDGTHTVTYTPVQQGTLGVSVTYGGDPIPKSPFSVGVSPALELGRIKISGLDDKLEVGKAQEFTVKAKGAGGQGKVGARILGPSRKPVPCTVEPSPGAESSAVRFVPRDEGPHSVEVTYDGVPVPGSPFPVEVVPPTDPSKVRAFGPGLQGGLAGVPAPFTIDTKGAGTGGLGLTVEGPCEAKIECQDNGDGTCSVSYLPTEPGDYNINILFAGTHIPGSPFRAPIRPKFDPSKVTCEGPGLEKATAGQPGRFRVDCSRAGTAELTIGIASEAGARAEVRVEENGDGIYTIAYTPRSAGVHTVTVEYGGQPVPHFPSTVRVEPAPAAVDTAGVKVYGPGVEGKGVFREAVTEFEVDARALAKAGGPHVKALVSNPSGNVTETFVEDRGDGTYHVEYTPYEEGLHTVDVTYGGSPVPLSPFRVPVTEGCDPTRVRVHGPGIQSGTTNQPNKFTVETR